Proteins encoded in a region of the Paenibacillus sp. E222 genome:
- a CDS encoding ABC transporter permease translates to MSIRLSEIRKHVRMFFIFAKNSLVGYMEYKANFYSGLIMETVFLFSKLIYIIFVFRLGIEINGISPDQMMIFTGTYTIMIAIYTGLFMDNFYRFAGHIRNGTLDLYMTKPLSLQFMISFRNVNYAFPIPNLIAGITMIVLAWRRLGIEPSFIHLAGYIGVILSSTIVMYSVLLLPQILAFWTVKSGSIFDILDKCWDLNNMPMYIYPKWLQRMGLYVVPILFITNMPSVYLIDRLDFFLGIWIFAAPVISLLVVRLFWKLAVRHYESASS, encoded by the coding sequence GTGAGTATCCGCTTGAGTGAGATTCGGAAGCACGTACGCATGTTTTTTATTTTCGCAAAGAACAGTTTGGTCGGTTATATGGAATACAAAGCGAATTTCTACTCCGGTTTGATCATGGAGACCGTATTTCTGTTTTCCAAGCTGATCTATATCATCTTCGTTTTCCGGCTGGGGATCGAAATTAATGGCATTTCTCCTGATCAGATGATGATCTTCACCGGGACCTATACGATTATGATCGCAATCTATACAGGATTGTTTATGGATAACTTTTATAGATTCGCCGGCCATATCCGCAACGGAACGCTGGACTTGTATATGACGAAGCCGCTATCGCTGCAGTTCATGATTTCATTCCGGAACGTTAACTACGCGTTTCCGATTCCGAACCTGATCGCCGGGATCACGATGATCGTACTGGCTTGGCGGCGGCTTGGCATCGAGCCAAGCTTCATCCACTTGGCGGGATATATCGGCGTGATCTTGAGCAGCACGATCGTGATGTACTCGGTGCTTCTGCTTCCGCAAATTCTTGCTTTCTGGACGGTGAAGTCCGGTTCGATCTTCGACATTCTGGACAAATGTTGGGATTTGAACAATATGCCGATGTACATATACCCCAAATGGCTGCAGAGGATGGGGCTGTATGTCGTGCCTATCTTGTTTATCACCAACATGCCGTCGGTTTATTTGATCGACCGCTTGGACTTCTTCCTTGGGATATGGATTTTTGCAGCTCCTGTGATATCGCTTCTAGTGGTCAGGCTGTTCTGGAAGCTGGCCGTCAGACACTATGAGAGCGCCAGCAGTTAG
- a CDS encoding ABC-2 family transporter protein, whose product MKALQKYKRTYILALQNAMEYRTDFLMSIISGGFIILVQCFLWTAVFRSSPQEIINGYTYSQIIIYSVLSGVVSKLVSAGFEGEIANDIKTGGLSKFIAQPIHYFSYRICNFFGEKTVQTGVVLVLFVILMTVFTQIWEFPLRVGQIVMFLVSILFGMLINFLLFYSISALAFIITEVWGVYIAFNQGVYLLSGAIFPLNIFGDTFATISSYLPFQYVVFFPVKIIIGSLAVHEIVSGLLVQAVWVIVLLVISKLSWDSGMKKYVAVGG is encoded by the coding sequence ATGAAAGCCTTGCAGAAGTATAAAAGGACGTACATCCTTGCGCTTCAGAATGCGATGGAGTACCGGACCGATTTCCTGATGAGTATTATCAGCGGCGGCTTTATCATACTCGTCCAATGCTTCCTCTGGACAGCCGTGTTCCGCAGCTCGCCCCAAGAGATTATTAACGGCTATACGTATTCACAGATCATCATTTATTCCGTGTTGTCCGGCGTCGTCTCCAAGCTGGTTTCTGCCGGCTTCGAAGGGGAGATTGCGAATGATATCAAGACGGGCGGACTAAGCAAATTTATCGCTCAGCCCATTCATTATTTCAGCTATCGGATATGCAATTTCTTCGGTGAGAAAACGGTTCAGACCGGGGTCGTCCTTGTCTTATTCGTCATATTGATGACCGTGTTTACTCAGATTTGGGAGTTTCCGCTTAGAGTGGGGCAGATCGTTATGTTCCTGGTCAGTATTCTGTTCGGAATGCTCATCAACTTTCTGCTTTTTTATTCGATTAGTGCGCTCGCGTTCATCATTACTGAGGTTTGGGGCGTGTATATCGCGTTCAACCAAGGCGTCTATCTGCTCAGCGGCGCCATCTTTCCGCTTAATATTTTCGGGGATACGTTTGCCACAATCTCCAGCTATTTACCGTTCCAGTATGTCGTATTCTTCCCGGTTAAGATCATCATCGGGAGCTTGGCGGTTCATGAGATCGTGAGCGGGCTCCTCGTACAGGCGGTTTGGGTAATTGTGCTTTTGGTCATTTCCAAGTTGTCCTGGGATTCCGGGATGAAGAAATATGTAGCGGTTGGAGGTTAG
- a CDS encoding ATP-binding cassette domain-containing protein, which produces MEGLSKSFKYYEKELGLKKSLKNLVKRKSLIKEAVSEISLVIEQGEMVGFLGPNGSGKTTTLKMLSGILYPTSGQATVLGYVPWERKKEFKMQFSIVMGQKSQLWWDLPANESLYLNKCIYEVEDKPYNLVLDELTEMLDVKELLNIQVRRLSLGERMKMELIASLIHRPKVIFLDEPTIGLDLISQKRIREFLKYYNQQTKATVILTSHYMADIEDLCKRTIIINQGKIVYDGDLRRVNELFHAKKIIKLQFTDEVPRQALSDYGTITQHDGMNVVMEINKHDLQRLSKMILDRFPILDFTVEDIPVERGIESLYQKDVVQT; this is translated from the coding sequence ATGGAGGGGTTATCCAAAAGCTTCAAGTATTACGAGAAAGAACTGGGGCTCAAAAAATCGCTCAAAAATTTAGTGAAGCGGAAATCACTGATCAAAGAAGCGGTTAGCGAAATATCTCTTGTAATCGAGCAGGGTGAGATGGTCGGATTTTTAGGCCCGAACGGTTCAGGCAAAACGACTACGCTTAAGATGCTGTCCGGCATCTTGTATCCGACAAGCGGGCAAGCGACGGTATTAGGCTATGTCCCTTGGGAGCGAAAAAAAGAATTCAAGATGCAGTTCTCGATCGTGATGGGGCAGAAATCGCAGTTGTGGTGGGATTTGCCGGCGAACGAATCGTTGTACCTGAACAAATGCATTTATGAGGTCGAGGATAAGCCCTACAACCTTGTCCTGGATGAGCTTACGGAGATGCTTGACGTTAAAGAACTGCTAAATATTCAGGTGCGGAGACTCTCGCTGGGGGAACGGATGAAGATGGAGCTTATTGCGTCCCTCATCCACCGGCCCAAGGTGATTTTCCTGGATGAGCCTACAATCGGACTCGATCTGATTTCGCAGAAGCGCATTCGGGAGTTCCTGAAGTATTATAACCAGCAGACGAAGGCAACGGTCATTCTGACAAGCCACTACATGGCGGATATTGAGGATCTATGCAAACGAACGATCATCATCAATCAAGGGAAGATCGTATACGACGGCGATCTTCGGCGTGTGAACGAGCTGTTCCATGCCAAAAAGATTATCAAGCTGCAATTTACGGACGAAGTACCGAGGCAAGCGCTAAGCGACTATGGCACTATAACTCAACATGACGGCATGAATGTCGTCATGGAAATCAATAAGCATGACCTCCAGCGGCTTTCGAAAATGATACTGGACCGGTTCCCGATCCTCGATTTCACAGTTGAAGATATACCTGTCGAGCGAGGCATTGAAAGCTTATATCAGAAAGATGTGGTACAGACATGA
- a CDS encoding radical SAM/SPASM domain-containing protein, with protein sequence MNPKSEIKHSAKDLQILKRTIKNTVETKRNMEKTAGYATPLPESVGIKLTNQCNLRCKHCYQWNDTGYHHFMTPEQQREQLDYGLLEKLILETEPAKSRLYIWGGEPLVYSHFDRLADLLEAHPRETTICTNAVLIERKLDALLRISDNLELLIALDGFEEENDALRGKGVFNKAIDAIRMLVELRKENRFRGKITIHTVVNDGMTDRLYDLLDFLEDVGVDMVMVCFPWYISDECTQGMDDYFDQKFDFLPASEHKGERSWHAFNYKLDPERIPALMSELDRVNNRVWKMRLRYQPNLDHDQIEDFVLGKEVRGNGTMNKKCLALSNRMDITPDGTIIACKFFKEFEIGKLHDTSVQELWHSMTYRRIREMMDERLTPACSKCSVLHLHGV encoded by the coding sequence ATGAATCCGAAATCTGAGATTAAGCATTCCGCAAAGGATCTGCAAATATTGAAACGTACTATCAAGAATACGGTGGAAACCAAGCGGAACATGGAGAAAACAGCGGGTTACGCGACACCGCTGCCAGAGTCGGTCGGGATTAAACTGACAAACCAATGCAACTTGCGCTGCAAACATTGCTATCAATGGAACGACACCGGCTACCATCACTTCATGACACCGGAGCAGCAGCGCGAACAGCTCGACTACGGGCTGCTGGAGAAGCTGATCCTCGAGACGGAACCAGCCAAGTCGAGACTCTATATCTGGGGCGGCGAGCCGCTCGTATACAGCCATTTCGACCGTTTGGCCGATTTGCTTGAAGCCCATCCCCGTGAGACGACGATCTGCACGAACGCGGTGCTGATCGAGCGAAAGCTGGACGCCTTGCTGAGAATCTCCGACAACCTGGAGCTGCTCATTGCGCTTGATGGATTCGAAGAAGAGAATGATGCGCTTCGCGGCAAAGGGGTATTCAACAAGGCGATAGATGCTATTCGGATGCTAGTCGAGCTGCGCAAAGAAAACCGATTCAGGGGCAAAATTACGATCCATACCGTCGTTAACGATGGTATGACTGACAGGCTTTACGATCTGCTGGACTTTCTGGAGGACGTCGGTGTAGATATGGTCATGGTCTGCTTCCCGTGGTACATCTCGGACGAATGCACGCAGGGAATGGACGATTACTTTGACCAGAAGTTCGACTTCCTTCCGGCGAGCGAGCACAAGGGCGAACGAAGCTGGCACGCCTTTAACTACAAGCTCGATCCGGAGCGTATCCCTGCTTTGATGAGCGAGTTGGACCGGGTGAATAATCGGGTCTGGAAAATGCGTTTACGCTACCAGCCGAATCTGGATCATGACCAGATCGAAGATTTCGTGCTTGGCAAAGAGGTGAGAGGTAACGGCACGATGAACAAGAAGTGCCTGGCTCTCTCGAATCGGATGGATATTACGCCCGATGGAACAATTATCGCATGCAAATTTTTCAAGGAGTTCGAGATCGGCAAATTACATGATACGTCCGTACAGGAATTATGGCATAGCATGACCTACAGAAGGATAAGGGAAATGATGGATGAAAGACTGACACCGGCATGTTCCAAGTGCAGTGTCTTGCATTTGCATGGTGTATAA
- a CDS encoding radical SAM protein, translating to MSLNQLSVAKDTVSYPRWIVLQLLEECNLRCKMCYEWGLEGPYKSKKTLAQLDPELIKKIIAECSPGKPYYDFFGGEPLMYPWLSDILAMINHYGSIADFPTNGTLLEKHAEMLVETPPNKIWVSLDGPEEINDRQRGKGVFKKVIKGIEKLYELRQSKGKQFPKMGVSFIITPLNYMYVEEFFFKYIDLSMLDHISMEVQLYATEEQYAQYVEVLREEFGVYEAPYAKGMVWQDIGSFSQIDIPELTRQLNNVKDYCLKNRIHVITYPKTIDEQNLHNYFSGQFHQMADKRKRCSLPWTYAEITARGDVSPCHAFYDLTFGNVNEANLLDIWRSDNYKEYRAYMKKNMLPICTACSRYYIY from the coding sequence ATGAGCTTAAATCAATTGAGTGTTGCCAAGGATACGGTAAGCTATCCGAGATGGATCGTCTTGCAGCTGCTAGAGGAGTGCAATTTGCGATGCAAAATGTGTTATGAATGGGGACTCGAAGGACCCTACAAAAGCAAAAAAACATTAGCGCAGCTGGACCCGGAGCTGATCAAAAAGATCATCGCCGAGTGCAGCCCCGGCAAGCCGTATTACGATTTCTTCGGCGGCGAGCCGCTGATGTACCCTTGGCTGAGCGACATTCTCGCCATGATCAATCATTATGGAAGCATAGCGGACTTCCCCACGAACGGCACACTGCTTGAGAAGCATGCCGAGATGCTAGTCGAGACTCCGCCCAATAAGATCTGGGTGTCGCTCGACGGACCTGAGGAAATCAACGACAGGCAGAGGGGCAAAGGCGTATTCAAGAAAGTAATCAAAGGGATCGAGAAGCTCTATGAGCTCCGGCAAAGCAAAGGCAAGCAATTTCCGAAGATGGGTGTTTCCTTTATCATTACGCCCTTGAACTATATGTACGTCGAGGAATTTTTCTTTAAGTATATCGACTTGTCGATGTTGGACCATATCAGCATGGAAGTGCAGCTCTATGCCACGGAAGAGCAGTATGCCCAATATGTGGAGGTTCTTCGTGAGGAATTCGGCGTGTATGAAGCTCCGTATGCCAAGGGGATGGTCTGGCAAGACATCGGTTCGTTCAGCCAGATCGATATTCCCGAATTGACGAGACAGCTCAATAATGTTAAAGATTATTGCCTGAAAAACCGTATCCATGTGATCACCTATCCGAAGACGATAGATGAACAGAATTTGCACAACTATTTCTCGGGACAATTCCATCAGATGGCAGATAAACGAAAACGCTGCTCCCTTCCATGGACTTATGCGGAGATTACGGCAAGGGGCGACGTTTCGCCCTGCCATGCTTTCTATGATTTGACCTTCGGCAACGTGAACGAAGCGAATTTGCTGGATATCTGGCGCAGTGACAATTACAAAGAGTATCGTGCGTATATGAAAAAAAATATGCTTCCGATTTGTACGGCTTGTTCAAGGTATTATATCTACTGA
- a CDS encoding UDP-glucuronosyltransferase — MGERKVTILCSGFGLGFYIPGLLAASDFGKRDIATEVLVFESYLEHDKREHIADSRTAYHNNFALANFSARMPMDIRGSIDYAQVERLLEAWKAEERYEFISLSGHWVYILDWYREKMLPNPIHVDLLYVDSDLAPSWKSLKKFHPLYDEHYYNACLYDTDKMAILCEISVLPGTSLPFESRKRRLVVHGGGWGMGTYQSTIPELAGHNYGLDIVAYDWKEAKPDPDHRYWMNDPEWCSWVKSANGLHEFPPYIEIAGEDTNSYTAEADHHWLFDVASEAMAIVAKPGAGTLIDSLASETPLILLEPFGSHELSNLELWESLGFGIRYEKWREMDFSVDILKEMHQAIQNRPGERTNYVDHYCSRVALTKR, encoded by the coding sequence ATGGGGGAGCGGAAAGTAACGATTCTATGCTCGGGTTTCGGTCTGGGGTTCTATATTCCCGGCCTGTTAGCTGCAAGCGATTTCGGGAAAAGAGATATTGCGACGGAAGTGCTCGTGTTCGAAAGCTATTTGGAGCATGACAAGAGGGAGCATATAGCAGACAGCAGGACGGCGTACCACAATAATTTCGCACTTGCCAATTTTTCGGCCCGAATGCCGATGGATATCCGGGGTAGTATAGATTACGCCCAGGTCGAGCGATTGCTGGAGGCGTGGAAAGCGGAAGAACGCTACGAATTCATATCGCTATCCGGACACTGGGTCTATATTCTGGATTGGTATAGGGAGAAGATGCTGCCGAATCCAATTCATGTAGACCTGCTCTACGTCGATTCAGATCTGGCCCCGTCCTGGAAGAGCCTGAAGAAGTTTCATCCCTTGTATGACGAGCATTATTACAATGCTTGTCTCTATGACACCGATAAGATGGCGATTCTATGCGAAATCTCGGTTCTTCCTGGTACGTCACTGCCCTTCGAATCAAGGAAGCGGCGGCTTGTTGTTCATGGCGGCGGCTGGGGGATGGGCACTTATCAAAGTACAATTCCAGAGCTTGCCGGCCATAACTATGGGCTTGATATTGTAGCTTACGACTGGAAGGAAGCGAAGCCCGATCCCGATCACCGATATTGGATGAACGATCCGGAATGGTGTTCATGGGTGAAGAGCGCGAACGGCCTGCACGAATTTCCGCCATATATTGAAATAGCGGGAGAAGATACGAATTCATACACCGCTGAGGCTGATCATCATTGGTTATTTGACGTCGCTTCTGAGGCGATGGCTATCGTGGCCAAGCCTGGAGCGGGCACATTGATCGACTCGCTTGCCTCCGAAACCCCTCTTATTCTTCTGGAGCCGTTCGGCAGTCATGAGCTTAGCAATCTGGAATTGTGGGAGTCGCTTGGGTTCGGAATACGCTACGAGAAGTGGCGAGAGATGGATTTTTCTGTAGATATCCTTAAGGAGATGCATCAAGCGATCCAGAACAGACCCGGTGAACGGACGAATTATGTGGATCACTATTGTTCAAGGGTTGCGTTAACGAAGAGGTAA
- a CDS encoding acyl carrier protein: MIRLLGTTYEQPVHLGNRDTTISRTIMDWEPAISLHDALARTIHYYQVNISIKREVPMQEQIIAMISEVKDDAQLAISLNGHSSIMEDGGLDSLQLITFLLKVEERFGIEIDFEQFDFDCMESVTVFCNYISELQKTASA; the protein is encoded by the coding sequence ATGATAAGACTTCTGGGCACCACGTATGAACAGCCAGTCCATTTGGGGAATCGGGATACAACCATTTCAAGGACGATCATGGACTGGGAACCGGCGATCAGTTTGCATGATGCACTCGCTAGAACGATCCATTATTACCAAGTCAATATATCCATTAAACGGGAGGTACCTATGCAAGAACAGATCATAGCGATGATAAGCGAAGTCAAGGACGATGCCCAGCTGGCAATCAGCTTGAACGGTCATTCCAGCATCATGGAAGACGGGGGATTGGACTCTTTACAGCTAATTACTTTCTTATTGAAGGTGGAGGAGCGATTCGGCATTGAAATTGATTTCGAACAATTCGACTTCGATTGCATGGAATCGGTTACAGTCTTCTGCAATTATATCTCGGAGCTGCAGAAGACGGCATCTGCATGA